TGGCCGTCGCACACCAGCACGTTCGGCGTCACTCGCAGCCGTTCCAGCGCCCGCAGCAGCGCGGGCGCCTCGCGGAACGCGAACAGCCCCGGCACGTAGGGAAACGACGTCGTGGCGTGGACCACGGCGCTGTCGAGCACCGTCAGCGTCGTGACGTCGAGCACGGTGACGGCGGCGACCAGTGCCCCGTCGTCGCCGACATAGGCGACGTCGAGGCCTGCGGCGGTGGCAGGCGCGCGGTCGAGGCCCGTCTGCCGGACCAGCGGCCGCAGGCGTTCCTGCACGGCGATCGCCTCGGCCTCCGTCGACGGCCACGAGTGGAGATCACGAACCCGGATCATCAGGGAATGCTAGGTGTGTGAACGGACGTCGCGACCGCGGCGTGGCCGCCGCCGCGGGTCGGTGGACGGGAGCTCGATCCGGCGCGTCGACGGCACGCCGAAGCCGCCGACGGCGAGAGCGGCCGGGTGCCCTGGTGGCGTGGC
This genomic stretch from Actinoalloteichus hoggarensis harbors:
- a CDS encoding endonuclease V codes for the protein MIRVRDLHSWPSTEAEAIAVQERLRPLVRQTGLDRAPATAAGLDVAYVGDDGALVAAVTVLDVTTLTVLDSAVVHATTSFPYVPGLFAFREAPALLRALERLRVTPNVLVCDGQGLAHPRRFGLACHLGVLTDLPSIGVGKNSLGPYDPPGRERGEWTPLRLDGEVVGRALRTRPGVKPVFVSVGHRVDVESACALVLRLTPRYRLPETTRTADRLGRAG